Proteins co-encoded in one Actinopolymorpha sp. NPDC004070 genomic window:
- a CDS encoding DUF2071 domain-containing protein, with amino-acid sequence MRDESLPAADPPPISGPVLLTQRWSEVVFVHWAVDPGAVARLLPVGTRPDTLDGQAHVGMVAFGVPSTCVFRRVPVGAAYEVNVRVYCVDDEGRHSTAFLRMDVSRADMVVAARALAWLPYTWSRISPLNAAVAHPGPPPGSGYRCRPRLPRGAQVVDLVVAPGPAIEVPTHLEQFVTARWYLHQRHPLGTYRLPVAHPRWPLHRAEPVAIDDSLVRTVGLTPLEPTPASVLWSPGVDAEFGPPHLC; translated from the coding sequence ATGCGGGACGAATCCCTGCCGGCTGCCGATCCACCGCCGATCAGCGGTCCCGTCCTTCTGACCCAGCGATGGAGCGAGGTCGTTTTCGTCCACTGGGCAGTCGATCCCGGCGCTGTCGCCCGACTCCTGCCGGTTGGGACACGGCCGGACACGTTGGACGGGCAAGCTCACGTTGGCATGGTGGCGTTCGGAGTGCCCAGCACGTGTGTGTTCCGGCGGGTTCCCGTCGGGGCGGCGTACGAGGTCAACGTCCGCGTCTACTGCGTCGACGACGAAGGTCGGCACAGCACCGCCTTCCTGCGCATGGATGTCTCGCGAGCCGACATGGTCGTGGCCGCCCGGGCGCTAGCGTGGTTGCCGTACACCTGGTCGAGGATCAGTCCACTGAACGCGGCCGTCGCCCATCCCGGTCCGCCGCCCGGGTCCGGCTATCGGTGCCGGCCCCGCCTGCCGCGAGGTGCTCAGGTCGTGGATCTGGTGGTGGCGCCCGGCCCGGCGATCGAGGTGCCGACACACTTGGAGCAGTTCGTCACAGCGCGCTGGTACCTCCATCAGAGGCATCCGCTCGGGACGTATCGCCTGCCGGTGGCGCACCCGAGGTGGCCACTCCACCGTGCCGAGCCGGTTGCGATCGACGACTCGCTCGTTCGCACGGTCGGTCTGACACCCCTCGAACCCACCCCGGCCTCCGTGCTCTGGTCCCCCGGCGTCGACGCGGAGTTCGGTCCACCGCATCTCTGCTGA
- a CDS encoding SAM-dependent methyltransferase gives MPEPLSQALARVREELLDPERLVRAVAAGRRRGHETPWRRAELRYVDVRAGRVLQITTYDERQAHTRNASPGPEAEEAVDGLLATAFGNWHLDSVDETLQLRVTKKGEAQVHVRPRVDEQPVSREHDREKPRLLPADDPVLRAVGIADHQGRIKPTRQAKYRQVDEFLRVLEPALDRALETGLVPRPTDERPLRVVDLGCGNAYLTFAAASYLANVRKLALRMTGIDLRTQARDRNTKLATELGFGHQLTFAASSIASAELDDAPDLVLSLHACDTATDDALARAVRWEAPLILAAPCCHHDIQVQLSQVETPEPYAIITRHGILRERFADVLTDALRASILRRHGYRVETIQFVGSEHTPRNIMLRATRTGAEAGENIGEEYTDMTKQWNVRPALARLLDG, from the coding sequence ATGCCCGAACCCCTGTCGCAGGCGCTCGCCCGCGTACGCGAGGAACTACTGGACCCCGAGCGGCTCGTCCGTGCCGTGGCCGCCGGTCGGCGCCGCGGGCACGAGACCCCCTGGCGCCGGGCCGAGCTGAGGTATGTCGACGTCCGGGCAGGGCGGGTACTGCAGATCACGACGTACGACGAACGCCAGGCCCACACCCGCAACGCCTCTCCCGGGCCGGAGGCGGAGGAGGCCGTCGACGGCCTGCTTGCGACGGCGTTCGGCAACTGGCATCTCGACTCCGTGGACGAGACGCTGCAGCTTCGGGTCACCAAGAAGGGCGAGGCGCAGGTGCACGTTCGCCCCCGCGTGGACGAGCAGCCGGTCAGCCGCGAGCACGACCGGGAGAAGCCGCGACTGCTGCCGGCGGACGACCCGGTGCTCAGGGCGGTTGGTATCGCCGACCACCAGGGCAGGATCAAGCCCACCCGGCAGGCAAAGTACCGCCAGGTCGACGAGTTCCTCCGGGTGCTCGAGCCCGCGCTCGACCGGGCGCTGGAGACGGGGCTCGTGCCGCGGCCGACCGACGAGCGTCCGCTGCGCGTCGTCGACCTCGGTTGCGGCAACGCCTACCTGACCTTCGCCGCCGCGAGCTATCTCGCGAACGTCCGCAAGCTCGCCTTGCGGATGACCGGGATCGACCTACGCACACAGGCGCGCGACCGGAACACCAAGCTGGCAACGGAGTTGGGCTTCGGGCATCAGCTGACCTTCGCGGCTTCCAGCATCGCCTCCGCCGAACTCGACGACGCTCCCGATCTCGTTCTGTCCCTGCACGCGTGCGACACCGCGACCGACGACGCGCTGGCCCGGGCGGTGCGATGGGAGGCGCCGCTGATCCTCGCCGCACCCTGCTGCCACCACGACATCCAGGTCCAGCTGAGCCAGGTCGAGACGCCCGAGCCGTACGCAATCATCACCAGGCACGGCATTCTGCGCGAGCGCTTCGCGGACGTGCTGACCGACGCGCTGCGCGCCTCGATCCTGCGCCGGCATGGTTACCGCGTGGAGACGATCCAGTTCGTCGGCAGCGAGCACACGCCCCGCAACATCATGTTGCGCGCCACACGTACCGGAGCGGAGGCGGGTGAGAACATCGGCGAGGAGTACACCGACATGACCAAGCAGTGGAACGTCCGCCCCGCCCTCGCACGCCTGCTGGACGGCTGA
- a CDS encoding DUF2332 domain-containing protein → MTTAQKYADFAAREARGVSPAYERLSLAVSGDDEVLALLDELPAPKRQPNLLFGVVRFLGGPVEDPAEFHNYTTANWPRIEAQMRVRATQTNEAGRCAVLLPVLASLPKPLALLEVGASAGLCLYPDRYAYRYGDRVIGTGEPVLGCEATGALPPLTLPEVVWRGGLDLNPLDVTDPADVAWLDALIWPEHAHRRARLRAASAVAAADPPVLVRGDLVDGLPALVAQAPADATLVVFHTSVLYQVPAPRRAAFGDLVEGLPGHWISNEAPDVLPYDDLPEPPDSAHHNVLALDGRPLAWTKGHGQALHWFA, encoded by the coding sequence ATGACGACCGCGCAGAAGTACGCCGACTTCGCCGCACGTGAGGCGCGTGGGGTTTCCCCCGCGTACGAACGCCTGTCGCTTGCGGTCTCCGGCGACGACGAGGTGCTCGCCCTGCTGGATGAGCTTCCGGCGCCGAAACGGCAGCCGAACCTGCTCTTCGGCGTCGTACGCTTCCTCGGCGGTCCGGTGGAGGACCCGGCCGAGTTCCACAACTACACCACGGCGAACTGGCCGCGGATCGAGGCGCAGATGCGCGTCCGCGCCACGCAGACCAACGAGGCCGGCCGGTGCGCTGTCCTGTTGCCGGTGCTCGCCTCACTGCCGAAACCGCTTGCCCTGCTGGAAGTTGGCGCTTCCGCCGGACTGTGCCTGTATCCCGACCGGTATGCCTACCGCTACGGCGACCGGGTGATCGGGACCGGCGAACCTGTGCTGGGCTGCGAGGCCACCGGGGCGCTTCCGCCGCTCACGCTGCCCGAGGTCGTCTGGCGGGGTGGGCTCGACCTCAACCCGCTCGACGTCACTGACCCCGCGGACGTCGCGTGGCTCGACGCGCTCATCTGGCCCGAGCATGCACACCGCCGTGCCCGGCTGCGGGCAGCGTCGGCCGTCGCCGCGGCCGACCCACCAGTGCTGGTACGCGGGGACCTGGTGGACGGCCTACCGGCCCTGGTGGCGCAGGCGCCGGCCGACGCGACGCTGGTGGTGTTCCACACTTCGGTGCTGTACCAGGTGCCGGCGCCCCGGCGAGCGGCGTTCGGGGACCTGGTCGAGGGGCTGCCCGGGCACTGGATCTCCAACGAGGCCCCCGACGTTCTGCCGTACGACGATCTGCCCGAGCCGCCCGACAGCGCCCACCACAACGTGCTCGCCCTCGACGGCAGGCCGCTCGCCTGGACGAAGGGCCACGGTCAGGCCCTGCACTGGTTCGCGTAG
- a CDS encoding disulfide bond formation protein DsbA codes for METNTAPSTVTVYLDPTCPFAWITSRWLAEVELQAGLDVRRELMSLSVVNENRELDGWYRDYNDRAWRPARVAAALLASPHAEQWTDFYERFGQRRHVGGLRDDQQNTALTLDELSLPAGLAAAAEDPSWDADLRTRTKAATAPLADDGGTPILHIEGRGFFGPVLTAVPRGEAALRLWHAVWTLATTPSFSELKGARDERLQTD; via the coding sequence GTGGAAACTAACACCGCTCCCTCAACTGTCACGGTCTATCTGGACCCGACCTGTCCGTTCGCGTGGATCACCAGCCGCTGGCTCGCCGAGGTCGAGCTACAGGCCGGTCTGGACGTACGACGCGAGCTGATGAGTCTGTCGGTGGTGAACGAGAACCGAGAGCTCGACGGGTGGTACCGCGACTACAACGATCGCGCCTGGCGGCCCGCGCGGGTCGCCGCAGCCCTGCTCGCCTCCCCGCACGCGGAGCAGTGGACGGACTTCTACGAGAGGTTCGGGCAGCGACGACACGTCGGAGGACTTCGCGACGACCAGCAGAACACCGCGCTCACGCTGGACGAACTGAGCCTCCCAGCCGGTCTGGCTGCCGCGGCCGAGGACCCGTCCTGGGACGCGGACCTGCGCACCCGCACCAAGGCAGCCACCGCACCCCTGGCCGACGACGGCGGGACCCCGATCCTGCACATCGAAGGCCGCGGATTCTTCGGGCCGGTGCTCACGGCAGTGCCCCGCGGGGAGGCTGCCCTCCGGCTGTGGCACGCGGTGTGGACCCTCGCGACCACACCATCGTTCAGTGAGCTCAAAGGTGCCCGCGACGAGCGCCTGCAGACCGACTGA
- a CDS encoding phage holin family protein, translated as MSGTDPFSPTDSYSSADTPGTTTGGGRPSDNRSLGEIVGAIAGDLTTLVRAELDLAKTELKREATHAGKGAGLLGGAGVGGLLALVFVSLALMFLLDNWMPIGLAALIVGAIWGIVAAVLAARGKTELKQPMPPLEATQRTLKEDVQWAKAQKGS; from the coding sequence GTGAGCGGCACCGACCCGTTCAGTCCGACGGACTCCTACAGCTCGGCGGACACCCCCGGCACCACGACCGGCGGTGGGCGACCGTCCGACAACCGCTCACTCGGTGAGATCGTGGGCGCCATCGCCGGCGACCTCACCACGCTGGTGCGTGCCGAGCTCGACCTCGCCAAGACCGAACTCAAGCGCGAAGCGACCCACGCGGGCAAGGGCGCGGGCCTCCTCGGAGGTGCCGGCGTCGGCGGCCTGCTCGCGCTGGTGTTCGTGTCGTTGGCACTGATGTTCCTGCTCGACAACTGGATGCCCATCGGCTTGGCCGCCCTCATCGTGGGCGCCATCTGGGGCATCGTCGCCGCCGTTCTTGCCGCACGCGGCAAGACGGAACTCAAGCAGCCCATGCCTCCCCTGGAGGCGACACAGCGCACCCTGAAGGAGGACGTGCAATGGGCCAAAGCACAGAAAGGCAGCTGA
- a CDS encoding GNAT family N-acetyltransferase, which produces MDILASTERLVLRRLEPSDADNLWRLYGDPAGMGHISLPTIPRSELDDQVLPELLAEYDECPGFGHWAAETRTDREFVGWFGLHPAVPADDGLWTLGTLEDASAIVSLGYRLRRAAWGRGFATEGARALVQRAFAEVGTAEIRATTMAVNTGSRRVLEKLGFEHIRTLHLDWPDPLEGNEHGDVVYRLRRCDWPTRT; this is translated from the coding sequence GTGGACATCCTCGCGTCGACCGAGCGCCTGGTGCTGCGGCGGTTGGAACCGTCGGACGCGGACAACCTCTGGAGGCTGTACGGCGACCCGGCGGGCATGGGCCACATCAGCCTGCCGACGATCCCGCGTTCCGAACTCGACGACCAGGTGCTTCCGGAACTCCTCGCCGAGTACGACGAATGTCCCGGCTTCGGGCACTGGGCGGCAGAGACGAGAACGGACAGGGAGTTCGTCGGCTGGTTCGGCCTCCATCCCGCGGTCCCGGCCGACGACGGGCTGTGGACGCTCGGGACACTCGAGGACGCCTCGGCCATAGTCTCGCTCGGATATCGGCTGCGGCGGGCGGCCTGGGGCCGCGGCTTCGCTACCGAGGGCGCCCGCGCGCTGGTGCAGCGGGCGTTCGCCGAAGTGGGTACGGCGGAGATCCGCGCCACGACCATGGCCGTCAACACCGGCTCGCGAAGGGTGCTGGAGAAGCTCGGGTTCGAGCACATCCGTACGCTCCACCTGGACTGGCCCGATCCACTTGAAGGCAACGAGCACGGCGACGTGGTGTATCGCCTGCGTCGATGTGACTGGCCGACACGTACGTAA
- a CDS encoding LUD domain-containing protein → MTTFVPTTTFARPASARSLERAAESLTAHGFVVEILDDAAAARARVAELVPEGASVFTGASETLRLSGIQDDLNASGRHDAVKPRVLAMDRATSADEIRRLTASPDVVVGSVAAVTETGSLVVASGSGSQLPAYAGGAARAIWVVGAQKVVPDLSTALRRVEEHALPLESVRTQAAYGVPSAVNRLLVLNAEYQPGRGTVLLLREAIGF, encoded by the coding sequence ATGACCACCTTCGTCCCGACAACGACGTTCGCACGCCCGGCCTCCGCGCGGAGTCTGGAGCGTGCGGCGGAATCCCTTACCGCACACGGTTTCGTCGTCGAGATCCTCGACGACGCCGCCGCGGCCCGTGCGCGCGTCGCCGAACTGGTACCCGAGGGCGCGAGCGTCTTCACCGGCGCGAGCGAGACGCTACGGCTGTCCGGCATTCAGGACGATCTCAACGCAAGCGGGCGACACGACGCCGTCAAGCCACGTGTGCTGGCCATGGACCGCGCCACGTCCGCCGACGAGATCCGTCGGCTGACGGCCAGTCCGGACGTCGTGGTGGGCAGCGTCGCGGCTGTCACCGAAACCGGGTCCCTCGTGGTCGCGTCCGGCAGCGGAAGCCAGCTGCCCGCGTACGCCGGAGGTGCCGCCCGCGCGATCTGGGTCGTCGGGGCGCAGAAGGTGGTGCCGGACCTGAGCACCGCACTGCGCCGGGTCGAGGAGCACGCCCTGCCGCTGGAGAGCGTTCGTACCCAGGCGGCGTACGGAGTGCCCAGCGCCGTAAACCGGCTGCTCGTCCTCAACGCGGAGTACCAACCCGGGCGCGGCACGGTCCTGCTGCTCCGCGAGGCGATCGGGTTCTGA
- a CDS encoding BBE domain-containing protein: protein MDGAYVNVPNIGMAEWETAYWRSNFCRLRTIKSKYDPTNLFQYEQSVPPWSSDR from the coding sequence GTGGACGGTGCGTACGTCAACGTGCCGAACATCGGCATGGCCGAGTGGGAGACAGCGTACTGGCGGTCGAACTTCTGCCGGCTGCGCACGATCAAGTCGAAGTACGACCCGACGAACCTCTTCCAGTACGAGCAGAGCGTCCCGCCCTGGTCCTCCGACCGGTAG
- a CDS encoding MarR family transcriptional regulator, protein MAGRVEKSTPAERDAVRVIVDQWQARMPDLDPSPMLVLGRIQRLAAVCDPILRSPFAAAGLASGDFDALAALRRSEPPHALSNNELAQAMLVTPGAVTKRIDRLVDAGLVTRARAPEDARGRVVTLTRAGRRLTDKLIRAHMANEAAILAGLDDGEQRQLGALLGKLLASVESVPDAALHSR, encoded by the coding sequence GTGGCTGGACGAGTCGAGAAGAGCACCCCCGCCGAGCGGGACGCGGTGCGTGTGATCGTCGATCAGTGGCAAGCGCGGATGCCGGACCTGGACCCGTCGCCGATGCTGGTCCTGGGGCGGATCCAGCGCCTGGCAGCGGTGTGCGACCCGATTCTTCGGTCGCCGTTCGCTGCCGCCGGGCTGGCGTCCGGCGACTTCGACGCGCTTGCCGCGCTACGCCGAAGCGAACCACCGCACGCCCTGTCGAACAACGAGCTTGCCCAGGCGATGTTGGTCACCCCGGGAGCGGTGACGAAGCGGATCGACCGGCTCGTGGACGCCGGGCTGGTGACCCGAGCTCGTGCGCCCGAGGACGCTCGAGGGCGGGTGGTGACCCTCACCCGGGCCGGACGGCGGCTCACGGACAAGTTGATCCGTGCCCATATGGCCAACGAGGCGGCCATCCTCGCAGGGCTCGATGACGGCGAACAACGCCAGCTCGGGGCACTGCTCGGCAAGTTGCTGGCGTCGGTCGAGTCGGTGCCGGACGCGGCGCTGCACTCTCGCTAG
- a CDS encoding DUF3618 domain-containing protein — translation MGQSTERQLTDQIADTREDLSRNLDALTDKVSPSRVVERRKEAVRGRFGRVRERFMGTAHDARGVAGHVTSHAGGSVSDRASHVGSTASDAASGAVDTVSSTAHGAAHTVQERTEGNPLAVGLIAFGAGALIGSLLPATQKETRAAQQVVETAKEKGQPLVEEAKSVGQDVGQDLREHATEAAQQVRSTAEDGVRQVKDEGQSSAQNVREDARSRTN, via the coding sequence ATGGGCCAAAGCACAGAAAGGCAGCTGACCGACCAGATCGCCGACACGCGTGAGGATCTCTCGCGCAACCTCGACGCTCTGACCGACAAGGTGAGTCCCAGTCGGGTGGTCGAACGCCGTAAGGAAGCCGTACGCGGCCGCTTCGGCCGGGTGAGGGAGCGGTTCATGGGGACGGCCCACGACGCCCGCGGCGTTGCGGGCCACGTGACCAGCCACGCGGGAGGTTCCGTGAGCGACCGCGCATCCCACGTCGGAAGCACGGCCAGTGACGCCGCCTCCGGCGCCGTCGACACCGTGTCCAGCACCGCTCACGGTGCTGCCCACACGGTCCAGGAGCGGACCGAAGGCAACCCGCTGGCGGTCGGTCTGATCGCCTTCGGTGCCGGCGCCCTGATCGGCTCGCTGCTTCCGGCGACGCAGAAGGAGACCCGGGCTGCCCAGCAGGTGGTGGAAACCGCCAAGGAGAAGGGCCAGCCGCTGGTGGAGGAAGCGAAGTCCGTCGGCCAGGACGTCGGCCAGGACCTCCGCGAACACGCCACCGAAGCTGCCCAGCAAGTCCGCAGCACCGCCGAGGACGGCGTACGCCAAGTGAAGGACGAAGGCCAGTCCTCGGCACAGAACGTCAGGGAAGACGCCAGGTCGCGTACCAACTAG
- a CDS encoding class I SAM-dependent methyltransferase, with protein MDDDPRRQGLRAGFDRSARDYERTRPVCPPRLFDDLVEVAGLGPGDRVVEIGCGTGQATVPLAERGLAVIAVELGAELAALARSRLAGFPTSEVVTSSFEDWQPARAESPVDAVVAVNSLHWVDPELRYAKPRRLLRPGGCLAVAGCVRVQPADADGFWTQVQEDYRAVGYEGDPPPAPGQVGPMHLPAEAGTLFEEVASRRYPFEVPYAAEDYLANLATQSGTHALGEAGSADFLARVRRRLESLGRPRLTVGFVALLTVGRRLP; from the coding sequence GTGGACGACGATCCGAGACGACAAGGGCTGCGTGCCGGGTTCGACCGGTCGGCGCGGGACTACGAGCGGACACGGCCGGTCTGCCCTCCTCGGCTGTTCGACGACTTGGTCGAGGTTGCCGGTCTCGGACCCGGGGACCGGGTGGTCGAGATCGGTTGTGGCACGGGGCAGGCGACCGTGCCGCTGGCCGAGCGCGGGCTGGCGGTCATAGCTGTGGAGTTGGGTGCCGAGCTCGCGGCCCTCGCCCGCTCCCGGCTGGCCGGGTTCCCCACCTCGGAGGTGGTGACGTCCTCGTTCGAGGACTGGCAGCCCGCGCGCGCCGAATCGCCGGTGGACGCGGTCGTGGCGGTCAACTCCCTGCACTGGGTCGATCCCGAGCTCCGGTACGCCAAACCCCGTCGCCTGCTTCGTCCCGGAGGTTGCCTGGCGGTGGCCGGATGTGTGCGGGTGCAGCCCGCGGACGCCGACGGCTTCTGGACGCAGGTGCAGGAGGACTACCGGGCGGTGGGGTACGAGGGCGACCCGCCGCCCGCGCCCGGCCAGGTGGGCCCGATGCACCTTCCCGCGGAGGCCGGCACCCTCTTTGAGGAGGTGGCGAGCAGGCGTTACCCCTTCGAGGTGCCGTATGCCGCCGAGGACTACCTCGCCAACCTGGCCACCCAGTCCGGCACGCACGCGCTCGGTGAGGCGGGGAGCGCGGACTTCCTCGCTCGGGTCCGGCGCCGGTTGGAGTCACTCGGCCGGCCTCGGCTGACGGTCGGTTTCGTTGCCCTGCTCACCGTCGGCCGCCGGTTGCCATGA
- a CDS encoding aminoglycoside phosphotransferase family protein — protein MSGDDDVRESFTAQVDAIAVHYGIPRSEVSPVPEQGQVNLTVFLGDDLVLRLPRKQAFEVRLAKEAAVIPVARRAGVPTAALVRYDASRAVVDMPYMILERLHGHTLGECGYQPEASGRAHASLGELLAVLHEVTMKGAGPIAGVEQRPALLPGPLVEWLIDAGELGRAQGRWLLDWLAFLESRGAGAYEPVLVHGDVSPSNLFVDEHGEVSALIDWGSAHWGEPLRDLVDLPIRALPNLLAGYRSAGRSARTVGHVGDGGASLEAGALRWHLLMALAKLHKGPSTSERRNWSAPKQARFLEILRFVASNPPSPWPQLVLPA, from the coding sequence ATGTCCGGGGACGACGACGTTAGGGAATCGTTCACCGCCCAGGTGGATGCGATCGCGGTCCACTACGGGATCCCGCGCAGCGAGGTCTCCCCCGTGCCTGAGCAGGGACAGGTCAACCTCACCGTCTTCCTGGGAGACGACCTCGTTCTCCGTCTTCCCCGCAAGCAGGCGTTCGAGGTCCGGCTCGCCAAGGAGGCGGCCGTGATCCCTGTCGCGCGACGGGCCGGCGTGCCCACGGCGGCCTTGGTTCGCTACGACGCGAGCCGCGCGGTGGTGGACATGCCGTACATGATCCTGGAACGCCTGCACGGACACACGCTCGGCGAGTGTGGATACCAACCCGAGGCAAGCGGACGGGCGCACGCGTCACTCGGCGAGCTGCTCGCGGTTCTGCACGAGGTGACGATGAAGGGCGCCGGCCCGATCGCCGGGGTCGAGCAGCGGCCAGCGTTGCTGCCGGGCCCACTGGTCGAGTGGCTGATCGACGCCGGTGAGCTCGGGCGGGCACAGGGGCGGTGGTTGCTGGACTGGCTCGCCTTCCTGGAAAGCCGGGGGGCCGGCGCGTACGAACCGGTGCTGGTACACGGCGACGTCAGTCCCTCCAACCTGTTCGTCGACGAGCACGGCGAGGTCAGCGCGCTCATCGACTGGGGATCGGCCCACTGGGGCGAGCCGCTGCGCGACCTTGTGGACCTTCCGATCCGGGCGCTCCCGAACCTCCTCGCCGGCTACCGTTCGGCCGGCCGGTCCGCCCGAACCGTCGGTCACGTAGGCGATGGCGGCGCGTCATTGGAAGCCGGTGCCCTGCGGTGGCACCTCCTGATGGCACTGGCCAAGCTTCACAAGGGTCCCTCGACGTCGGAGAGGCGCAACTGGTCCGCCCCGAAACAGGCGAGGTTCCTCGAGATCCTCAGATTCGTCGCGAGCAACCCGCCGAGCCCGTGGCCGCAGCTTGTCCTGCCGGCCTAG
- the sigJ gene encoding RNA polymerase sigma factor SigJ codes for MSTPSEPGDRQAEPGLDAIMSERRQLISLAYRLLGSLADAEDAVQETYARWYAMSDGQREAIASPGAWLTTVAGRICLDLLGSARARRERYVGEWIPEPLPESTDWISGRRGAGDATSDPVDPADRITLDESISMAFLVVLDSMSPAERVAFVLHDVFGYPFADIAEIVGRTPAACRQLASAARRRVRTSQAPPTPAARQAGIVREFSRAWEAKDVAALVGLLDPDATLVADSGGLAPAALHPIRGGELIASLLADLAGRAPGNVSFAQRVVNGQPGLVAQEDGVTTTVYAFEIAADRIRHIWAIRNPEKLRPWTDS; via the coding sequence ATGAGCACACCGTCAGAGCCAGGAGACCGGCAAGCCGAGCCCGGCCTGGACGCGATCATGAGCGAGCGGCGTCAGCTGATCAGTCTCGCGTACCGGCTGCTCGGCTCGCTGGCCGACGCCGAGGACGCCGTTCAGGAGACCTACGCTCGCTGGTACGCCATGTCAGACGGGCAGCGTGAGGCCATCGCCTCCCCCGGCGCCTGGCTGACGACGGTCGCCGGCCGGATCTGCCTGGACCTGCTCGGCTCGGCCCGCGCGCGGCGGGAGAGGTACGTGGGCGAGTGGATCCCCGAGCCCCTGCCCGAGTCCACGGACTGGATCAGCGGCCGGCGCGGCGCCGGTGACGCCACCTCGGATCCGGTCGATCCGGCCGACCGGATCACCCTCGACGAGTCGATCAGCATGGCCTTCCTCGTCGTACTCGACTCGATGAGCCCGGCCGAACGGGTCGCGTTCGTCCTGCACGACGTCTTCGGCTACCCCTTTGCCGACATCGCCGAGATCGTCGGCCGCACACCCGCGGCCTGCCGGCAACTGGCATCCGCGGCCCGCCGCCGCGTCCGTACGTCGCAGGCACCACCGACCCCGGCCGCCCGGCAGGCCGGCATCGTCAGGGAGTTCAGCCGGGCCTGGGAGGCGAAGGACGTCGCCGCTCTCGTCGGCCTGCTCGACCCCGACGCCACGCTGGTCGCCGACAGCGGCGGTCTCGCACCCGCCGCCCTGCACCCGATCAGGGGCGGCGAGCTGATCGCGAGCCTGCTCGCCGACCTCGCCGGCAGGGCGCCGGGCAACGTGAGCTTCGCCCAGCGGGTCGTCAACGGCCAACCCGGTCTGGTCGCGCAGGAGGACGGTGTCACGACCACGGTGTACGCGTTCGAGATCGCGGCGGACCGGATCAGGCACATCTGGGCGATCCGCAACCCGGAGAAGCTACGGCCCTGGACGGACAGCTGA
- a CDS encoding phosphotransferase, with product MCPAPDDAWSTSAAILRARVERAVGQSSTDWTEPDTGLSAAARFSVTLKDGSGVFVKAATDDQTEGWLRAEYLALREVPERFVPRVVAWLDEPGHRPVLVVEDLRGAHWPAGHEGVDWREGDIDRVLAAVADLAGVAAPASFEPSPRRPAYWPTLLGEGPDRAAFLDLGVCSAGWLAGVASVLTEAEAGLDDSGDSLVHGDLRSDNICVAGDRVIFVDWSHASRGSAEHDLSLLLPTLHLEGGPLPYDVLPTSGGWAAAGSASLARRVLDDSGAPDWLVRVFVRLLAIDLAWAASCLGLPRPDGADWRSI from the coding sequence ATGTGCCCGGCTCCGGACGACGCTTGGTCGACCTCGGCGGCGATCCTTCGCGCGAGAGTGGAACGCGCTGTCGGCCAGTCGAGCACGGACTGGACCGAACCCGACACCGGCCTGTCGGCCGCGGCGCGCTTCTCGGTGACGCTGAAGGACGGAAGCGGTGTCTTCGTCAAGGCGGCGACCGACGACCAGACCGAAGGTTGGCTTCGGGCCGAGTACCTCGCCCTTCGCGAAGTGCCGGAGCGTTTCGTCCCGCGCGTGGTGGCGTGGCTCGACGAACCCGGCCACCGTCCCGTCCTCGTGGTCGAGGACCTCAGGGGTGCGCACTGGCCGGCCGGTCACGAGGGCGTCGACTGGCGGGAGGGCGACATCGACCGGGTGCTCGCCGCGGTGGCGGACCTCGCGGGGGTCGCGGCTCCGGCCTCGTTCGAGCCGTCGCCGCGCCGGCCCGCGTACTGGCCGACGCTGCTGGGGGAGGGGCCGGATCGGGCCGCGTTTCTCGACCTCGGAGTGTGCTCGGCGGGCTGGCTGGCGGGTGTGGCCTCCGTGCTCACCGAAGCCGAGGCGGGCCTCGACGACAGCGGCGACTCACTGGTCCACGGGGACCTGCGCAGCGACAACATCTGCGTCGCGGGCGACCGGGTGATCTTCGTCGACTGGTCGCATGCCTCACGTGGGAGCGCCGAACACGACCTTTCGCTGCTACTTCCCACCCTGCACCTGGAGGGAGGTCCGCTGCCGTACGACGTGCTGCCGACGAGCGGCGGTTGGGCGGCTGCCGGGAGTGCGTCCCTCGCCCGGCGCGTTCTGGACGACTCCGGTGCACCGGACTGGCTGGTCAGGGTGTTCGTTCGATTGCTGGCGATCGACCTGGCCTGGGCGGCGTCCTGCCTGGGACTCCCTCGACCGGACGGCGCCGACTGGCGGTCGATCTGA